TCGAAACGTGTATCAAGAGTGTATTCATGTCGCATTATTACCGTTTAGTGGTTTCCTGCCCCGATCAGGTAGGCATCGTGGCGCGCGTGTCGAGCTTCATTGCTCAGCACGGCGGCTCCATCACCGAGGCGAGCCAGCACTCGGATCTGCAAACGGGCCGATTTTTCATGCGCTACGAGATTCTCGCCGACTCCATCGGCATGAGCGCGGCCGAGCTCGAACAGGCGTTTGCGCCCATCGCCAACGCGTTTTCGATGCAGTGGGCGCTGGTCGATACCCAAAAGCGGCGCCGGGTCGTGATCATGGTGTCGAAAGAGTCCCACTGCCTGGTCGATCTGCTCTACCGCTGGCAGGCTGGCGAGCTCGACTGCGACATCGTGGGCATCATCTCCAACCACCCGGACATGCGCGCGCTAAGCGAGTGGTACGGGATCGATTATCACCACATCGCGGTCGACCCCAGCGACAAGCAGCCCGCGTTCGATGCGGTGCAGCGCCAGGTCGAGGCGCTCGAGGCGGACTGCATCGTGCTGGCGCGCTACATGCAGATTTTGCCGCCGGCGCTCTGTAGCCAATACGCCGGCCAGATCATCAACATCCACCACAGCTTTTTGCCGTCGTTTGCCGGTGCCAAGCCCTATCACCAGGCGTTCGAGCGCGGCGTGAAGCTGATCGGCGCGACCTGCCACTACGTGACCGAAGAGCTCGACGCCGGCCCGATCATCGAACAAGACATCCACCGCGTCAGCCACTGTCACACGCCCACGGATCTGGTGCGCTTTGGCCGCGACGTGGAGAAGTCCGTGCTCGCCCGCGGGCTCAGGTGGCACCTGGAAGATCGCGTGCTGATCGACGGCAACAAGACGGTCGTCTTCAACTAAAAAACGGGGCACGAAAGTGCCCCGTTTTTGGTTTATAAGCTTGAGGATGACAATACGGGCCGCCGTGCCGGGCTGACCGTAGCGAGGGTCTTTCGCCATGGATGGCGAAAGTAGCGCCCAGGGAAGGGTTCACAGCGCCCTCGCGCAGGGTTGCCCGGCACCGCCACATTTCCCTGTCTCAATCGATAGGTCAATTAACCCAGCGCCTGGCCACTGCCGCCGCGAATCACGCCAACGCCGACACCTTCGATATCGAGCTGCTGGGTGCGAAGATCGATTTCGATCGGAGCGAAATCGCTGTTCTCGGCGTGCAGCGTGACCTGGTGGCCGTCGCGGCGAAAACGCTTGACGGTGACTTCGTCCTCGAGGCGCGCCACGACGATCTGGCCGTCGCGTACCCGCTCGGTGCGGTGTACCGCCAGCAGGTCGCCTTCCAGAATGCCGATATCCTTCATCGACAGCCCGCGTACGCGCAGCAGGTAGTCGGCCTTCGGCGTGAAATACTCCGCCGGCAGCGGGCAGTAACGATCGATGTGTTCGGCGGCCAGAATCGGGCTGCCCGCGGCCACTTCGCCGATGATCGGCAGCCCCTGGGTCGCGGATTCGACGCTGTCGCTGGCTTCAGCGGCGGATTCCGCTGCTTCCACCCCTTCCTGATTGGGCAGGCGGATGCCGCGGGAGGTGTGGCGAATGATACGGATGGCGCCCTTGCGCTCGAGCGCGCGCAGGTGCTCTTCGGCCGCGTTGGGTGAGCGAAAGCCCAGCGCTTTGGCGATTTCGGCGCGGGTGGGTGGGTAGCCGTACTCGTTCATGGTCTTCACGATAAAATCGAATACGTGCTGCTGACGAACGGTAAGAGGACGAGGCATGGCTGACTCCAGGGTAAAAGGTAACTATAAAAAATGACTTAAATATATGTGTTTAAGTATACAGTATGTTCCTCTGTCCAGTATATGACTCAAGCCACGGATTATAAAGCCGTTCGCCTTTAAAAGAGGGCATATCAGGGTTTCGCACGATTGAGCCCGGCGTTTTAATGACCTACTATTTCGCGATGTTTTAAACACTCGTTTTCTGGAGGGCGCCATGGCGCAGTCTGATACCGTCACGCGTATTCTGGATACGGCGGAGGTGCTGTTCGCCGAGCGTGGCTTTGCAGAGACCTCTCTGCGCAACATCACTAGCAAGGCGCGGGTGAACCTGGCGGCGGTGAACTACCACTTCGGTTCGAAAAAGGCGCTGATTCAGGCGGTGTTTGCGCGCTATCTCGACCCCTTCAGCCAACGCTTTCACGAAGCGCTGGATGAGCTGCACGCCCGCTATGGTGATGATGAGATTCCTCTGGAAGTACTGCTCGAAACCATGGCCACGACGGTGTTGACCGTGCCGGCCGAGCGCAACAGCTTGAAAGTGTTCATGCGCCTGCTGGGGCTCGCCTACAGTCAGGCTCAGGGCCACCTTCGCCGCTATATCCAGGAGCAGTACGGCGAT
The window above is part of the Halomonas sp. GD1P12 genome. Proteins encoded here:
- the purU gene encoding formyltetrahydrofolate deformylase, which gives rise to MSHYYRLVVSCPDQVGIVARVSSFIAQHGGSITEASQHSDLQTGRFFMRYEILADSIGMSAAELEQAFAPIANAFSMQWALVDTQKRRRVVIMVSKESHCLVDLLYRWQAGELDCDIVGIISNHPDMRALSEWYGIDYHHIAVDPSDKQPAFDAVQRQVEALEADCIVLARYMQILPPALCSQYAGQIINIHHSFLPSFAGAKPYHQAFERGVKLIGATCHYVTEELDAGPIIEQDIHRVSHCHTPTDLVRFGRDVEKSVLARGLRWHLEDRVLIDGNKTVVFN
- the lexA gene encoding transcriptional repressor LexA produces the protein MPRPLTVRQQHVFDFIVKTMNEYGYPPTRAEIAKALGFRSPNAAEEHLRALERKGAIRIIRHTSRGIRLPNQEGVEAAESAAEASDSVESATQGLPIIGEVAAGSPILAAEHIDRYCPLPAEYFTPKADYLLRVRGLSMKDIGILEGDLLAVHRTERVRDGQIVVARLEDEVTVKRFRRDGHQVTLHAENSDFAPIEIDLRTQQLDIEGVGVGVIRGGSGQALG
- a CDS encoding TetR/AcrR family transcriptional regulator; amino-acid sequence: MAQSDTVTRILDTAEVLFAERGFAETSLRNITSKARVNLAAVNYHFGSKKALIQAVFARYLDPFSQRFHEALDELHARYGDDEIPLEVLLETMATTVLTVPAERNSLKVFMRLLGLAYSQAQGHLRRYIQEQYGDVFTRFVELVRRATPGLPDAERFWRLHFMLGTVIFTLSGLDALRDIAAKEYNEQVSVRDLVRRLRPVVVAAMNAPLPPAIEEAHHGHAHSG